A window of Paenibacillus sp. 19GGS1-52 contains these coding sequences:
- a CDS encoding amino acid permease yields MQGKQKNITQVSTNSSPGLRKTFKARHLTMIALGGSIGTGLFLASGGAIASSGPGGALLAFSAVGIMVYFLMTSLGELATYLPDSGSFSTYGTRFVSPAFGFAIGWNFWYNWAVTIAAELSAATVIIKYWFPDSPSILWSLLFLLVMFGLNFLSSRGYGESEYWFAIIKIITVIVFLVVGVLMIFGIMGGKAVGLSNFQLGGTSFHGGFFAFVGVFMAAGFSFQGTELVGVAAGESENPRRNVPLAIRQVFWRILIFYILAILVIGLLIPYTNPDLLRGGIDAIGVSPFTIVFNKAGLAIAASVMNAVILSSVLSAGNSGMYASTRILYAMAKDGMAPRALGKLNRRGVPVAALLVTTAVGMLAFLASFFGDGVVYNWLLNASGMCGFINWLGIAICHYRFRHAFVAQGHSLDELPYRAKWFPFGPLFAFALCLVAIAGQNLGAFSGKSIDWYGILVSYVSLPIFALTWIGYRWFRKSSIIPLDQCDLSTPAE; encoded by the coding sequence ATGCAAGGCAAGCAAAAGAATATTACACAAGTCAGCACTAATAGCAGTCCGGGACTCCGTAAGACATTCAAAGCAAGACATTTAACTATGATTGCGCTCGGTGGATCCATCGGGACCGGGCTATTTCTCGCCAGCGGTGGGGCCATTGCATCCTCCGGACCCGGAGGGGCACTATTGGCCTTCTCGGCTGTCGGCATTATGGTCTATTTTCTGATGACCAGTCTTGGAGAACTAGCGACCTATTTACCTGATTCAGGGTCATTTAGTACTTATGGTACCCGCTTCGTGAGCCCCGCTTTCGGTTTCGCCATTGGTTGGAATTTCTGGTATAACTGGGCGGTTACCATTGCAGCAGAGCTTTCTGCCGCGACAGTTATTATTAAATACTGGTTTCCAGACAGCCCTTCCATCCTCTGGAGCTTGCTGTTCCTGCTGGTGATGTTTGGCCTTAACTTCCTCTCTTCCCGTGGATACGGAGAATCGGAGTATTGGTTCGCTATTATCAAGATCATTACCGTCATCGTCTTCCTGGTTGTTGGGGTGCTGATGATCTTTGGCATCATGGGTGGAAAAGCAGTCGGCCTCAGCAATTTCCAACTTGGCGGAACCTCTTTCCACGGTGGTTTCTTTGCCTTCGTTGGCGTCTTTATGGCTGCTGGTTTCTCCTTCCAAGGTACCGAACTGGTCGGTGTTGCCGCTGGCGAGAGCGAGAATCCGCGCCGTAACGTACCGCTCGCCATCCGCCAAGTATTCTGGCGCATTCTAATCTTTTATATCCTTGCCATTCTCGTAATCGGTCTGCTGATTCCTTATACGAATCCGGATCTGCTGCGCGGCGGCATCGATGCTATCGGAGTTAGTCCGTTCACGATCGTATTCAATAAAGCAGGCCTTGCTATTGCAGCATCTGTGATGAATGCCGTTATTCTCAGCTCCGTGCTCTCAGCCGGAAACTCCGGAATGTACGCCTCTACTCGTATCCTGTATGCGATGGCTAAGGATGGCATGGCACCGCGCGCACTAGGTAAATTGAATCGCCGCGGCGTGCCTGTCGCAGCCTTGCTGGTCACTACAGCTGTCGGCATGCTGGCCTTTCTGGCTTCCTTCTTTGGCGACGGCGTTGTCTACAACTGGCTGCTTAACGCCTCTGGAATGTGCGGATTTATCAACTGGCTTGGCATAGCCATCTGCCACTACCGTTTCCGACACGCCTTTGTAGCGCAAGGTCATTCTCTGGATGAACTGCCTTACCGGGCCAAATGGTTCCCGTTCGGGCCACTCTTTGCCTTCGCATTGTGCCTGGTAGCTATAGCTGGGCAGAATCTCGGTGCTTTTTCCGGAAAAAGCATTGACTGGTACGGCATTCTCGTCTCCTACGTCAGTCTGCCGATCTTCGCCTTAACCTGGATTGGCTACCGTTGGTTCAGAAAGAGCAGCATTATTCCACTGGATCAATGCGATCTCAGTACACCTGCTGAATAA